A section of the Desulfitibacter sp. BRH_c19 genome encodes:
- a CDS encoding 2-oxoglutarate oxidoreductase: MEKIMSRPKSLIDVPMHYCPGCTHGIIHRIVAEIIDEMDIRNNTVGIASVGCSCFCYDYFDIDMSATAHGRAPATATGVKRVQPDKLVFTYQGDGDLCAIGCSEVIHAAVRGENITVIFVNNGIYGMTGGQMAPTSLLGMKTTTSPYGRTVRDAGYPIKMIEMLALQEGCTYAERTKVSSAKNVNRTKKAIRQAFELQLSGKGFTVVEILSTCPTNWGLDPLEAIAWMEEKLEANYPLGVIKAPKEVI; encoded by the coding sequence ATGGAAAAAATAATGTCGAGACCAAAATCTTTGATAGACGTTCCCATGCACTATTGTCCTGGATGTACTCATGGTATTATCCATCGAATAGTGGCTGAAATTATTGATGAAATGGATATAAGAAACAATACTGTTGGGATTGCTTCAGTAGGTTGTTCTTGCTTTTGTTACGATTATTTTGATATAGATATGTCTGCTACAGCTCATGGCCGTGCTCCTGCTACGGCTACAGGTGTTAAGAGAGTACAACCGGACAAATTAGTTTTTACCTATCAGGGAGACGGAGACCTATGTGCTATAGGTTGTTCCGAAGTTATTCATGCGGCTGTAAGAGGTGAAAACATAACTGTAATATTTGTAAACAACGGTATTTATGGCATGACAGGTGGACAAATGGCTCCCACAAGTCTGCTCGGAATGAAAACTACAACTTCCCCTTATGGAAGAACCGTAAGAGATGCAGGATATCCTATTAAAATGATAGAGATGCTAGCTCTACAGGAAGGCTGCACCTATGCAGAACGAACAAAAGTAAGTAGTGCTAAGAATGTAAATAGGACTAAGAAAGCTATACGTCAAGCTTTTGAATTGCAACTTAGTGGCAAGGGTTTTACTGTAGTTGAAATTCTCAGTACTTGCCCGACTAACTGGGGTTTAGATCCTTTGGAGGCCATTGCTTGGATGGAAGAAAAACTAGAAGCCAATTACCCACTGGGTGTTATTAAAGCACCTAAGGAGGTTATTTGA
- a CDS encoding 2-oxoacid:ferredoxin oxidoreductase subunit gamma: MKHELIFAGFGGQGIMSMGKVLSYAAMLEGKHVMFIPAYGSEMRGGTASCTVIISDRSIDAPVAPFPSLLVAMNSPSLDRFQPRVRKNGIIIINATILDKEQERHDVKNIRIPADKIATDLGNEKVSNMVILGAVLKCTECVAMDYIMAALKKTLPERHHKMLPLNEKALYKGIEMAEGGVNYYG, translated from the coding sequence ATGAAGCATGAGCTAATATTTGCTGGTTTTGGTGGTCAAGGAATTATGTCAATGGGAAAGGTCTTATCATATGCGGCTATGCTAGAAGGAAAGCATGTAATGTTTATACCTGCATATGGGTCAGAAATGCGAGGTGGGACAGCTAGTTGTACCGTAATTATTTCTGACAGATCAATTGACGCACCAGTAGCTCCTTTCCCATCCCTATTGGTAGCAATGAATTCACCCTCATTGGATAGATTTCAACCTCGCGTCCGTAAGAATGGGATAATTATTATAAACGCTACAATACTCGACAAGGAACAGGAACGGCATGATGTTAAAAATATTAGAATTCCCGCCGATAAGATTGCTACTGATTTAGGTAATGAAAAGGTATCAAATATGGTTATTTTAGGTGCAGTATTAAAATGCACAGAATGTGTTGCTATGGACTATATTATGGCTGCTCTAAAAAAGACTCTGCCGGAAAGGCATCATAAAATGCTACCCTTAAACGAGAAGGCCCTATATAAAGGAATTGAGATGGCCGAAGGTGGTGTAAATTATTATGGTTGA
- a CDS encoding 4-hydroxybutyryl-CoA dehydratase, whose translation MDFKLYMFGEVVTDIVDHPIIRPSLNSVAMTYELANDGQYEDLMTVNSSLTGKVINRFTHLHQSTDDLIKKVKMQRLLGQKTGSCFQRCVGMDAFNAIDSVTYEIDQKYKTEYHKRFRNYLVRVQNEDLVVDGAMTDVKGDRSLSPSKQKDPDMYLHIVEDNKDGIIVNGAKAHQTGALNSHEILVMPTLAMGEQDKNYAVCFSVPADAQGITYIYGRQSCDTRKIEESDIDVGNARFGGQEALVIFDNVFVTWDRVFMCREFDFSNMLVERFAGYHRQSYGGCKVGVGDVLIGAVALAAEYNGVSKASHIKDKIIEMIHLNETLYSCGIACSCQGCPTASGTYLIDLLLANICKQNVTRFPYEIARLAEDIGGGLIATLPSEKDFRNSEIGPLIDKYIRGVFEVPTENRLRITRLIENITLGTAAVGYRTESMHGAGSPQAQRIIISRQSNLEYKKGLAKNIAGIVD comes from the coding sequence ATGGACTTTAAGCTTTATATGTTTGGTGAGGTCGTTACAGACATTGTAGATCATCCAATTATTAGACCGTCTTTAAACTCTGTGGCTATGACATATGAATTAGCTAATGATGGACAATATGAAGATTTAATGACAGTCAATTCTAGTCTCACGGGTAAAGTTATTAATCGTTTTACCCATTTGCATCAAAGTACTGATGATTTAATAAAAAAGGTGAAAATGCAACGTTTACTTGGTCAGAAAACAGGGTCTTGCTTTCAGCGTTGTGTAGGCATGGATGCCTTTAATGCCATAGATAGTGTAACATATGAAATAGACCAGAAATATAAGACTGAGTATCATAAAAGATTTCGAAATTACTTAGTAAGAGTACAAAACGAAGATCTGGTTGTAGATGGAGCCATGACTGATGTCAAGGGAGACAGGAGTTTGTCCCCATCAAAGCAGAAAGATCCGGATATGTACTTGCATATTGTAGAGGATAATAAGGATGGAATTATAGTTAATGGAGCAAAGGCCCATCAAACGGGGGCCTTAAATTCCCATGAGATTCTTGTCATGCCGACCTTAGCAATGGGTGAGCAAGATAAGAACTATGCTGTTTGTTTTAGCGTTCCTGCTGATGCTCAGGGGATTACCTATATTTATGGACGTCAGTCCTGTGACACACGAAAGATTGAGGAAAGTGATATAGATGTTGGTAATGCTAGATTTGGGGGTCAGGAAGCCTTAGTTATTTTTGATAATGTATTTGTGACATGGGATAGGGTTTTTATGTGTAGGGAATTTGACTTTTCTAATATGTTAGTGGAACGTTTTGCAGGATATCATCGCCAGAGTTATGGTGGATGTAAGGTAGGAGTAGGAGATGTTCTAATTGGAGCGGTTGCTCTAGCCGCTGAATATAATGGAGTAAGTAAAGCGAGCCACATTAAAGACAAAATAATTGAAATGATTCATTTGAATGAAACTTTGTATTCGTGTGGAATAGCTTGCTCATGTCAGGGTTGCCCAACAGCTAGTGGAACCTATTTAATAGATTTGCTGCTGGCAAATATCTGTAAGCAAAATGTAACTAGATTTCCCTATGAGATTGCTCGTTTAGCTGAAGATATCGGTGGAGGTTTGATTGCGACTTTACCATCAGAAAAGGACTTTAGGAATTCCGAAATTGGCCCTCTTATTGATAAGTATATTAGGGGAGTATTCGAGGTCCCTACAGAAAATAGATTGCGCATTACTAGGTTAATTGAAAACATCACCTTAGGGACTGCAGCCGTTGGATACCGAACAGAGTCTATGCACGGAGCTGGTTCTCCACAAGCTCAAAGAATTATAATTTCGAGACAAAGCAATCTAGAATATAAAAAAGGATTAGCCAAAAATATTGCAGGAATAGTTGACTAA